In Xenopus laevis strain J_2021 chromosome 2S, Xenopus_laevis_v10.1, whole genome shotgun sequence, a genomic segment contains:
- the LOC108709936 gene encoding stomatin, which translates to METQMESRFSSDKRQSRAGLVDAADGNIGVCGWIILILSAFMAAITFPISIWFCVKIIQEYERAVVFRLGRIISGKAKGPGLMFVLPCTDTFMKVDLRVISFSIPPQEVLTKDSVTTTVDGVVYYNIESAIKAVANVNNVHVATQQLAQTTLRNILGTQTLSNILSNREEIAHNIQSILDNATHKWGVKVDRVEMRDVRLPVQMQRAMAAEAEAAREARAKVVAAEGEMNASRALKEAALVMAESPSALQLRYLQTLNTIAAENNSTIVFPLPIELMQGLLNRK; encoded by the exons ATGGAAACGCAAATGGAATCTCGGTTCTCCTCAGATAAGAGGCAGTCACGGGCCGGGCTGGTGG ATGCTGCAGATGGCAATATCGGTGTTTGTGGTTGGATCATACTGATTCTATCTGCATTTATGGCAGCCATTACATTTCCCATATCCATATGGTTTTGTGTGAAG ATCATTCAGGAATATGAGCGAGCAGTTGTGTTTCGCTTGGGTCGCATCATTTCTGGGAAAGCAAAAGGGCCAG GTTTGATGTTTGTGCTGCCCTGCACAGACACCTTCATGAAGGTCGACCTCAGAGTTATCTCCTTTTCAATTCCGCCACAAGAG GTCCTCACGAAGGACTCCGTGACTACAACTGTGGATGGCGTTGTTTATTACAACATAGAAAGCGCTATAAAGGCAGTGGCTAATGTGAATAACGTTCATGTAGCCACTCAGCAGCTTGCACAGACGACTCTAAGAAACATCCTGGGAACACAAACCCTTTCCAACATTCTGTCCAACAGGGAGGAAATTGCCCACAATATTCAG TCTATACTGGACAATGCAACTCACAAATGGGGAGTGAAGGTGGATCGTGTGGAGATGAGAGATGTGCGGCTGCCTGTTCAGATGCAGAGAGCTATGGCTGCTGAAGCAGAAGCTGCACGAGAGGCTCGGGCAAAG GTTGTGGCTGCCGAGGGTGAAATGAATGCATCCCGAGCTCTCAAAGAAGCTGCTCTAGTGATGGCAGAATCTCCATCAGCTCTTCAACTCCGTTACTTGCAGACACTCAACACAATTGCAGCAGAGAACAACTCAACAATTGTCTTCCCTCTCCCCATTGAGTTGATGCAAGGCTTGCTTAACAGAAAATGA